The genomic DNA TTGTGCAAGAACCGGATGAGTGGATTGCTCCTGATAACCGCCTTCGCCATCCCTTTTTATATTCTTTCCTATTATGTTCCTCTGCCCGGCACCAGGTATCTTTATTTCATATTTCCGATCCTTCTGATATTTTGTTCTTACTTCTTTGATTTCCTGTTCGGGCTCACACAGAAGTATAGAGAAAATAAAGCTGCAAAGACGGGATCAACTCTCGGTGCTATTGTGATTACTTTATTGTTAATCGTGACGGCGTTCTCACAACATATATTTATAATTACACCTGAAGATAATTTTAACCTTGGTGTCAATGCACCGCAGGCTGATTTCAAAAAAGCGTACGGCTATGTCAGGGAAAATATGCAAGTTAATGATATACTAATAGATAGCAGGCCTGCAGTATCATTGTTTTATATGGGCAGGTCAGATTACTGGCTGGCATTTGAGGCAAACGGGGTGGGTCTTGGTATCGATGATTTGCTGGTAAACAATGGTTCAAATGAGATATATGCAAACGCCAAGGTAATCAAAAATGTTGATATGCTACAAGAGGTCGTTACAAAAAACGACAGGGGCTGGATAGTTATGGATAATTCTGCCTGGATACTTATCCCTTCGGATATAAAGGCGTATATAATTGGAGAGATGCAAAGAAAAGTATTTGATGGAAGGATAAGAATTTATTCATGGGGCATATGATGAAGGGCGAGCCTGTAGCGAAACCGCGCCTGGCCTGATATCAGGCAGCGATTTAACTAAAAGCCAATCAATCGCGGGATTACAACTAATTTTGGCAGTGTTGGGATTTAATGATCATTTATACGTCCATAATGCTTATTTTCATGTTCATAATTAAAATCCATATGAACATGATACGGCTTTTATGTTCATGCCGCCTTATGGAAAAGATTATAGTATTCTAATTTGAATGCATTCAAATACCTGAATAACAAGAGTTCCATGGATTTCTTATAACTCTTACCCCCCATTGTCATCAAAATCCGGGGCTCCTGCCGACATGTTGATGGCTATCTCGGCCAGGTCAGCGCTGTAACTTGCAATTCTTCCCAGGCTGTCAAGCATTGCTTTTTGCAATATTGCAGACTGGATGTTTTTCGGCTGGAGTAGTTCGTTTGAGATATCTGCATGCGATTTTTTAATTTCCTTCAGTTCCTGAAAGATCTTCTCAGCCAGTACATGATTTCTTTTAAACAAAGAATCAACCGATTTTTCGAATATTTCGACAGTATTTGTATTAAGTTTCACGAAATCTTCCAGCACCGTATCTTTTTGTATCCCGGTCAACTGGATATAATTATTTGCTATGTTTTCTATATGGTCTGCTATCCTCTCAAGCACCTTGACTGCAATCCTGTAACCCAGGCAGTCCCTCTGGTTCCTGATACCCAGTTTTTCAGCTACCTGCTGGTATTCAACTGCGCTCTTTAACTGCCTGACGACCAGGAAATAGAGCCTGTCTATCTCCCTTTCCCTTACAACTATATCTTTTGCGAGCCCGATGTCCATGTTCTTCAAAGCTTTGCCAAGATCAAGCAACATCGACCTGTTTATAGAGTACATCCTCTGGAGTATCTGCATGGTGTTCATACGCTTGTAGTCCACCATGATCTCAAGGATCATTGTATCGTTTGTATCCTCAACTATTTCTACCCCTATAAGGTAATCCAGCACTTTGCGAATACTCTTCCTGTAAGGGATGTGGTCTTTCCTGTCAAGTTTGATCCTTATGGTATCATACCCTACAAGATAGAAAGCAATGACCAGGCGTTCAAGTTCCTCGCTTGATGTTAATTGTGAGATTTTAATCTCTTTTACTCTTGATTCTTTCTCGGCAACGCTGGTTTCGATGAGAAGTGAACTGCCCTGTTCCGTGACCACAAGAGAGTCACCGGCATTCAGTTTTGACTTCCTGACCCATTTTTTCGGCAGTGAAATGACATAGGTCGAACCACCGCTTACATAGACTTTCCGCGTTTCCATTTTAAACTCCTTTTTTCTACTGATATTTAATAGTATATATAGATTCTTGGGATAAAATATATGTTTTTTGAACGAAAATGAATATAGGGACGGGTCCTAAGGGGGCATTCATAAATAACTTGACTATCTATAGAAGAGCACTTTGTGGTTTTATTGTGTAATTCCACTCGCCGTGAAATTCATTTCGCATAATATTGAGTTTTTCGATTTCTTCGTCTGTAACTTTTAATCCTGTTTCGTAGTGATTATTATCTGCCATTGCTGAAACCGTAAGCCCTGATGCTGTGGTTGTGTGAGATATGAGTTCTAGAATAACCGCTAGTGAGGTTAATGGTTTTGCTCGCCAGTTAATAGATATATAAGAAAATAACTGATGCTCAATGACATTCCATTTACTGGTTGCTGGAGGATAATGAGCAAGCGTTATTGGTAGGCAGATTTCATTAACCAGGCGCTGGAGTTCTCGTTTAAACAGTCTGTTTCTCACCCCATTTGATCCGCCACCATCTGCGGTAATGAGTATTCCTGTAGCATGCGGATACTGGATGTTTCCATACTCCTTCCACCATCTCCTGATACTCTCCACTGCAAATGCCGCTGTATCATGATTTATCCCAACATTC from Candidatus Methanoperedens sp. includes the following:
- a CDS encoding phosphate uptake regulator PhoU, with translation METRKVYVSGGSTYVISLPKKWVRKSKLNAGDSLVVTEQGSSLLIETSVAEKESRVKEIKISQLTSSEELERLVIAFYLVGYDTIRIKLDRKDHIPYRKSIRKVLDYLIGVEIVEDTNDTMILEIMVDYKRMNTMQILQRMYSINRSMLLDLGKALKNMDIGLAKDIVVREREIDRLYFLVVRQLKSAVEYQQVAEKLGIRNQRDCLGYRIAVKVLERIADHIENIANNYIQLTGIQKDTVLEDFVKLNTNTVEIFEKSVDSLFKRNHVLAEKIFQELKEIKKSHADISNELLQPKNIQSAILQKAMLDSLGRIASYSADLAEIAINMSAGAPDFDDNGG
- a CDS encoding ISAzo13 family transposase; the encoded protein is TKQCELFEKAGNPIISVDCKKKEQIGKFKNNGKEWTKQGKENEVQVNAYDFRSLAEGLAIPYGIYDRLKKQGFVNVGINHDTAAFAVESIRRWWKEYGNIQYPHATGILITADGGGSNGVRNRLFKRELQRLVNEICLPITLAHYPPATSKWNVIEHQLFSYISINWRAKPLTSLAVILELISHTTTASGLTVSAMADNNHYETGLKVTDEEIEKLNIMRNEFHGEWNYTIKPQSALL